The Candidatus Atribacteria bacterium ADurb.Bin276 genome has a window encoding:
- the bedA gene encoding Benzene 1,2-dioxygenase system ferredoxin--NAD(+) reductase subunit, with translation MPHHIDCDVVVIGGGPAGMASALSAWNHGTRKIFVLERNDYLGGILNQCIHPGFGLQIFGEELTGPEYAARYIDQLAKTSIEVMTETTVLDLTPNKKITAVNPKGVWEFYSESVILSMGCREKTRGMIFIPGFRPAGIYTAGLAQYLVNIEGYLPGKKVVILGSGDIGLIMARRLTLEGVKVEAVVEVRPSLSGLIRNYVQCLLDFELPLLLSHTVTNIFGKERVEGVEISRVDQSWQPIPGTERLLSCDTLLLSVGLLPENEISRKAGVSLCHFSHGPFVDENFSTDLDGIYACGNVASVFDLVDYVTLVSQKAGQSAAENRDKKPIKYQLNPGSGVGLVIPQRVRQVNDGWLFIRPDQSFRDGEVQFRTQGKVFDQKRVAVCRPSEMVRYDLKNIHWPEEGGEVIVEIVGSSIEGI, from the coding sequence ATGCCACACCACATTGATTGTGATGTCGTCGTTATTGGGGGAGGGCCAGCAGGTATGGCATCAGCACTATCTGCTTGGAACCACGGTACCCGGAAAATATTTGTCTTAGAAAGAAATGATTACTTGGGAGGAATATTGAATCAGTGTATTCATCCCGGTTTTGGTTTGCAAATATTTGGAGAAGAACTGACTGGTCCTGAATACGCTGCCCGATATATTGATCAATTAGCCAAAACCTCAATAGAGGTGATGACTGAAACAACTGTACTTGACCTTACCCCAAATAAAAAAATAACTGCGGTTAACCCAAAAGGTGTTTGGGAATTCTATAGTGAATCAGTCATACTCAGCATGGGATGTCGGGAAAAAACCAGAGGGATGATTTTTATCCCTGGATTTCGTCCAGCTGGAATCTATACTGCAGGCTTAGCTCAGTATCTAGTCAATATTGAAGGTTATTTGCCGGGGAAGAAAGTGGTTATTTTAGGATCAGGGGATATTGGCTTAATTATGGCCCGCAGGTTAACCCTTGAAGGTGTCAAAGTAGAAGCGGTGGTAGAGGTACGGCCTTCATTAAGCGGTCTTATCCGGAATTATGTGCAGTGTTTGCTTGACTTTGAGCTTCCTCTATTACTTTCTCACACAGTAACCAACATTTTTGGTAAAGAACGAGTCGAGGGAGTAGAAATAAGTCGAGTTGATCAATCTTGGCAACCAATTCCAGGAACCGAAAGGTTATTAAGCTGTGACACCCTTCTTCTTTCGGTAGGACTCCTTCCTGAAAATGAAATATCTCGAAAAGCTGGTGTTTCTCTGTGTCATTTTAGTCATGGGCCTTTTGTTGATGAAAATTTCTCTACTGACCTTGATGGGATATATGCCTGTGGAAATGTCGCTTCAGTTTTCGATTTAGTCGATTATGTCACTTTGGTGTCACAAAAAGCCGGTCAGTCAGCCGCTGAAAATAGAGATAAAAAACCAATAAAGTATCAATTGAATCCCGGGTCAGGAGTAGGTTTAGTTATCCCACAACGAGTTCGGCAAGTTAATGATGGTTGGTTATTTATTCGTCCTGACCAAAGTTTCCGTGATGGGGAAGTTCAATTTAGAACTCAAGGAAAAGTATTTGATCAAAAAAGAGTAGCCGTCTGTCGCCCTAGTGAGATGGTTCGCTATGACCTTAAAAATATACATTGGCCTGAAGAAGGAGGAGAAGTCATTGTTGAAATTGTCGGAAGCTCAATCGAAGGAATCTAA